Proteins from a single region of Pseudarthrobacter sp. NIBRBAC000502772:
- a CDS encoding GntR family transcriptional regulator, translated as MTEPATPRIDGESIFRTLRSEILSGVHQPGTAIRETSLATRFGVSRTPVREALSRLQQEGLLERVARGLQVPQVDPQQVIQIYDMRILLEEEAARQAARARQFPDLMRLEALLQRDRELQEPDDHTRITTNLEFHAAVWNCAHNPVLRDLLDRLSTHLIHAPRSTLSTGNRWSESLDEHEALIHAIEQQDSDAAGKIARSHMETARTLRLQLLRETALQQPLSNSSTRR; from the coding sequence GTGACGGAACCAGCAACCCCACGCATTGACGGAGAGAGCATCTTCCGGACCCTGCGCAGCGAAATCCTGTCCGGAGTGCACCAGCCTGGCACTGCTATTCGAGAGACGTCACTTGCTACGCGTTTCGGCGTCTCCCGGACACCCGTCCGGGAGGCGCTGTCCCGCCTGCAGCAGGAAGGGCTCCTCGAGCGTGTCGCCCGGGGCCTGCAGGTTCCTCAGGTTGACCCACAGCAGGTCATCCAGATCTATGACATGCGCATCCTCCTTGAGGAAGAGGCAGCGCGTCAGGCGGCCCGGGCCAGGCAGTTTCCGGACCTGATGCGGCTTGAGGCTTTGCTCCAGCGGGACCGTGAACTCCAGGAGCCGGATGACCACACCCGAATCACCACTAACCTTGAGTTCCACGCCGCTGTCTGGAACTGCGCCCACAACCCTGTTCTGAGGGACCTGCTGGACCGGCTGTCAACTCACCTCATCCACGCGCCCCGGTCCACCCTCTCCACGGGGAACCGCTGGTCGGAATCGCTGGATGAGCATGAAGCCCTGATCCATGCCATCGAGCAGCAGGACAGCGATGCCGCCGGAAAAATAGCCCGGAGCCACATGGAAACAGCGCGGACTCTTCGTCTGCAGCTGCTCCGGGAGACGGCGCTGCAACAACCGCTGAGCAACAGCAGCACCCGCCGCTAA
- a CDS encoding helix-turn-helix transcriptional regulator, with amino-acid sequence MPDLLETAAEPNRRRLLQLLARGEQSVSELAANFAVSRSAVSQHLLLLADVGLVRARKDGRNRYYSLDSGGMRSLRASLDIFWTDELDSLVADATALQHPHHKENPDDH; translated from the coding sequence GTGCCTGATCTTCTCGAAACTGCTGCGGAACCGAACCGGCGCCGCCTGCTCCAACTGCTGGCCCGGGGCGAGCAGTCCGTCAGTGAACTGGCGGCCAACTTTGCCGTCAGCCGGTCGGCGGTCTCCCAGCACCTGCTGCTGCTGGCCGACGTCGGACTGGTGCGTGCCAGGAAGGACGGACGCAACCGGTACTACAGTCTCGACTCCGGAGGAATGAGGAGTCTCAGGGCATCCCTGGACATTTTCTGGACCGACGAACTGGATTCACTGGTGGCCGATGCCACCGCCCTGCAGCATCCACATCACAAGGAGAACCCTGATGACCATTGA
- a CDS encoding TIGR03086 family metal-binding protein has protein sequence MTIDKSVFIPVDPDAAFALITRPERLRRWQAVAARVDLRVGGEYRWTITPGHSAAGNKVLGPEAEAGHTEGWNHYFERLVTLATTDDAGADDWAAAPDPLTELVSAEATLAIVQRVLRTLTHGDADKPTPCEDFTVRELVEHLVGSITGIAKSLGVAVVDQPEAAPEVRIADAAQPTLEAFQARGLEGTVDMGFAELPASMVANILNLEFLVHAWDFATATGQDLDVSPVLSDYVLGLAHNTISPQMRGKSFADETLVEESAASMDRLVAFTGRQVLAN, from the coding sequence ATGACCATTGACAAATCCGTCTTCATTCCGGTCGACCCGGACGCTGCCTTCGCCCTGATCACCCGGCCCGAACGGCTGCGGCGCTGGCAGGCCGTCGCCGCGCGTGTGGACCTCCGGGTGGGTGGAGAGTACCGCTGGACCATCACGCCGGGGCACTCCGCGGCGGGCAACAAGGTACTCGGCCCGGAGGCTGAGGCCGGCCACACCGAGGGGTGGAACCACTACTTCGAGCGCCTGGTCACGCTGGCCACAACGGACGACGCCGGCGCGGACGATTGGGCGGCGGCTCCGGATCCGCTTACGGAGCTCGTCAGCGCCGAGGCCACTCTCGCGATCGTCCAGCGTGTCCTGCGGACTCTGACACATGGTGACGCGGACAAGCCGACGCCGTGCGAGGACTTCACCGTGAGGGAGCTCGTGGAACACCTGGTGGGCTCCATTACGGGAATCGCGAAGTCCTTGGGCGTCGCCGTCGTCGATCAGCCGGAGGCTGCACCGGAGGTCCGCATCGCGGACGCCGCCCAGCCCACGCTGGAAGCGTTCCAGGCCCGAGGCCTGGAGGGGACCGTCGACATGGGCTTCGCGGAACTGCCGGCCTCCATGGTGGCCAACATCCTGAACCTGGAATTCCTGGTCCACGCCTGGGACTTCGCCACGGCCACCGGCCAGGACCTGGACGTTTCGCCGGTGCTGTCCGACTACGTCCTGGGCCTGGCACACAACACCATCAGCCCGCAGATGCGCGGAAAGAGCTTCGCCGACGAAACCCTGGTGGAAGAATCCGCGGCAAGCATGGACCGGCTGGTGGCATTCACGGGCCGCCAGGTCCTGGCCAACTGA
- a CDS encoding glutamate--cysteine ligase — protein sequence MRTFGVEEEFLIVDPSNGSPLPLAADLLRLQDPGEPGDLSTHPMLAVELHQEQIEVITHPHSTLTGLSAEILSGRALADSLARKAGARIAALATSPLAVTPHSTSDPRYDALLEKFAVTARKQLTCGCHIHVSVDSDEEGVAILDRIRSWLPPLMALTSNSPFWDGADSGYASYRTQAWNRWSSAGPTEIFGSAQAYHQRVADLAATGVVNNPDFDARLSARHPTVEIRVSDVCLDPRDTVLIAALVRGLVETASREWKSGHAPDMVSAIILRQGSWLASRWGIQGELLNPLTHKPESARKVIAALHNHVRDALVEAGDEAYVEASLQRIFSNGTGAKLQRQAYARHGRLADVVSDAVVVTHQEPAFYEPSTSDDLSLLVPNPVV from the coding sequence GTGCGTACTTTTGGTGTAGAAGAAGAATTCCTGATCGTTGATCCCTCCAACGGCAGTCCCCTGCCCCTGGCCGCAGACCTGCTGCGTCTCCAGGACCCGGGCGAACCTGGCGACCTTTCCACGCACCCGATGCTCGCCGTCGAGCTCCACCAGGAACAGATCGAAGTGATCACCCACCCGCACAGCACCCTGACCGGGCTCTCCGCCGAGATCCTGTCCGGCCGAGCCCTCGCGGACTCGCTTGCCCGGAAGGCGGGCGCCCGGATCGCCGCCCTCGCCACGTCCCCGCTGGCAGTGACACCCCATTCCACCAGCGACCCCCGCTATGACGCGCTGCTGGAAAAGTTTGCTGTAACGGCCCGCAAACAGCTGACCTGCGGCTGCCACATCCATGTCTCCGTTGACTCTGACGAGGAGGGCGTCGCGATCCTGGACCGCATCAGGTCCTGGCTGCCGCCACTGATGGCGTTGACCTCCAACTCCCCGTTCTGGGACGGCGCTGACAGCGGCTATGCCAGCTACCGCACCCAGGCCTGGAACCGATGGTCCTCCGCCGGGCCGACGGAAATTTTCGGCTCTGCCCAGGCGTACCACCAGCGGGTAGCGGATCTGGCCGCAACGGGCGTAGTAAACAACCCTGATTTTGATGCCCGCCTCTCCGCCCGCCACCCCACCGTGGAGATCCGGGTGTCCGACGTTTGCCTCGATCCCCGCGACACCGTCCTGATCGCTGCCCTGGTGCGCGGTCTGGTGGAGACCGCTTCCCGGGAATGGAAATCCGGCCATGCGCCGGACATGGTTTCGGCCATCATCCTGCGTCAGGGTTCCTGGCTGGCCAGCCGGTGGGGAATCCAGGGCGAGCTGCTGAACCCGCTGACCCACAAGCCGGAGTCAGCACGCAAGGTCATCGCCGCGCTCCACAACCATGTCCGCGACGCCCTGGTCGAGGCGGGCGACGAAGCCTACGTCGAGGCATCCCTGCAACGGATCTTCAGCAACGGCACCGGCGCCAAGCTGCAGCGGCAGGCCTACGCCCGCCACGGCAGGCTGGCTGACGTGGTGAGCGACGCCGTCGTAGTTACCCACCAGGAGCCGGCCTTCTACGAGCCGAGCACCTCGGATGACCTATCACTTTTGGTCCCCAACCCCGTGGTTTAG
- a CDS encoding VOC family protein, whose translation MLKDRTIMAVLPAKDINRAKDFYRDKLGLEPSDSMEDDSLFYSGGNGTGFLIYQTENAGTAKNTQMGWETDNLEREMEELRGRGVVFEDYDFPGLKTENGVADNDWGKAAWFLDSEGNILNISQRK comes from the coding sequence ATGCTCAAGGATCGAACCATCATGGCTGTCCTTCCCGCGAAGGACATCAACAGGGCGAAGGATTTCTATCGGGACAAGCTGGGCCTGGAACCGTCCGATTCCATGGAGGACGACAGCCTGTTCTACAGCGGCGGCAACGGAACGGGTTTCCTGATCTACCAGACAGAGAACGCCGGGACGGCCAAGAACACCCAGATGGGCTGGGAAACGGACAACCTCGAACGCGAGATGGAGGAACTGCGGGGCCGCGGCGTCGTCTTTGAAGACTACGATTTCCCCGGCCTGAAGACGGAGAACGGCGTTGCCGATAATGACTGGGGGAAGGCCGCCTGGTTCCTGGACAGCGAAGGGAACATCCTCAACATCTCCCAGCGCAAGTAG
- a CDS encoding iron chaperone — MGTVDDSLADLPEPDRGCLQHVIEVARAVVPEAEEGMSYGMPALKFEGKPLVGVVRAAKHLSVFPFSPAVIDAVAGRLGGYSLSKGTIRFTAAHPLPDDVLEDIVRLRRAEILK; from the coding sequence ATGGGCACCGTTGACGATTCCTTGGCCGATCTGCCTGAGCCCGACCGCGGCTGCCTGCAGCATGTGATCGAGGTTGCAAGGGCCGTTGTGCCGGAGGCCGAGGAGGGGATGAGCTACGGGATGCCCGCCCTGAAATTTGAGGGAAAGCCGCTCGTGGGCGTCGTCCGGGCAGCCAAGCACCTCTCCGTCTTCCCGTTTTCCCCGGCGGTGATTGACGCCGTCGCCGGCCGGCTTGGAGGGTACTCCCTGTCCAAAGGGACCATCCGGTTCACGGCGGCGCATCCCCTCCCCGACGACGTGCTGGAGGACATCGTCCGGCTGCGCCGTGCCGAGATCCTCAAGTAG
- a CDS encoding nuclear transport factor 2 family protein codes for MGQAREVMDRLTTAMTAKDKETLANCYSADAVAFTPDEGELTGRDAITKYFFKFWEAIPDVRYEYTDKHEAGEVAIDEGFVAGTNTGPLSLPTGESLPASGKELRVRSCDVARVEGGEITSHHFYFDQLEFLGQLGLLPESLSKH; via the coding sequence ATGGGACAGGCACGCGAGGTCATGGACCGTCTGACCACGGCCATGACAGCAAAGGACAAGGAAACCCTGGCGAATTGCTACTCCGCTGATGCCGTGGCCTTCACTCCAGATGAAGGCGAGCTCACCGGGCGTGACGCCATAACCAAGTACTTCTTCAAGTTCTGGGAAGCCATCCCGGACGTCAGGTATGAGTACACGGACAAGCACGAGGCCGGGGAGGTCGCGATCGATGAGGGCTTCGTGGCCGGAACCAACACCGGGCCGCTGAGCCTGCCTACCGGCGAAAGCCTCCCGGCCAGCGGCAAGGAGCTCAGGGTCAGAAGCTGCGACGTCGCCAGGGTCGAGGGAGGCGAAATCACCAGCCACCACTTCTACTTCGACCAGCTGGAGTTCCTCGGACAGCTCGGACTGCTTCCAGAGTCCTTGTCCAAACACTGA